From the Hevea brasiliensis isolate MT/VB/25A 57/8 chromosome 13, ASM3005281v1, whole genome shotgun sequence genome, the window AATTGACTCCAAAAGACCGTGTCCCTTGGATTCACTATGGGCACCTTACGATCTGTATCGGCATTCTTTACTCTTCTCTGATAGTTGAAGCAGAAAAAGCTAGCTTGTTGCAGGTGGGAGTTTTCTTGTTTCACTGAAGTCACCTAAAAGGAATAAATAGGACTAAAGTGGAAATGTAAAATATCGATGCCTTCTCTCTTGACAAAGACATATGGGCGGTGGACTAGGCGGCCGAGGATACAGAGGGTGCTAGACTGCTAGTCACGGCGGTTGTAGCGGGGAAGTGCACGGTTATTGACTGCTGTGAGTTGGTGCAAATGAGTGGGTAAGAACTAAGGAAGAAGGTTAAAAGGGGAATCTGGTGGTGTAATATAAGGTGAGTGATGCTTGATTGGCTGCATGGTAAAATTATCTCCAAAACGAAAAAAAAGGTAGTGGTTGAAGGTGGAGGTGCATTTCTTGGACAATGGAAATCGCTTTCTTTTGTTTCGACAAATTGTGGAAAGTGAAAGAAAAAGGCACAACAACAACACTGTTTTAACGGATGATGACCATGGCCACTTGTTTTTTCGATTTTATTGAATTGTGGGGTCTTCTGATtgtagttatcttaagtgtattAATGTGGTTTAGAATCTGACACTCTTTAATTTGGTATATTTTATTGGATTTTTCCCCCTTCTATGTGACTTGTAGAATCTTGCACATATATAGTTATCTATGTTCGTTGAGCCAATGTTTTCCAAATGTATGGCTGATCCCTGCAGCTTTCCTACCAAAACTTAATGCAATCCATTGCTCTAATTCTTTTCGTGCTAAAAGTTCAATACTATCAGTTTTCTTTGCCATCTCCATTTTCTCCCTTTTGGaaccaaaaaaatttaaaattttatgtatttatttaattatggCAATTACTTTTGAAATCGGTAAACTTATCCAACTGTAATAATTGTAGTCGATGTTGCCTTTTCTATTCAATATGGGCATTTGTTATGAGAGCGCAATCATTTAAAAAATGGATATTTTATTATATAGTTTCTGAATATTTTAAGTAAAATATATGTGTTTTTAGAAATctcataattatatttttaaattttaattttattaataattgttCCATTCATTCAAAATCAACTCAATttactatatttaaaaaaaaccCTCAATTTATTATTAAGTAATACTTAAAAAAACAAAATTATCCTTTCATCAATTATAAAAAATTGTCTAAACGATAAATTTTAATCGGTAGAAAATTATTGTATACTCTTTATATATTTATCATTATTCATATAAATACAAGACTTACACATCATAATTTATAgagaaattaaatttatataattattcaatatattatttttttaatgcatTGAATACTTTCTAAAATTTAccctaatattttatttttcatctcCTTTCGTAGTTTAGCTCTTTCCCTCCCTTTCTTATATTTACCgctctctcttcttcctccctcaatATATTTGTGCGTGTCTTTTTGTGTGTGTGatctccaaaatgaaaacaaattgTGAAAAACAAGAGAAGAATAAGAAGAGGGTAAGATGTTGGGTGTCTCTTTTGGTTCAAAATTCCACTTGCATTATATGGAATCGTCTGCAATAGCAAAACTCCAATCGTTCCCTTGAGGCTCCTCTCTCCAGAGTTGCTTTACTTCTCTTTCCCTCTTCCACTTTGCGTGATCTAACTTTCGActtcccatttcaatttttcccttttgatttttgatttttttttcccttctctCCCTGAACGACAATCTCTTGTAGGTAATCCAATAACGATGGGTGTCCAGCAACCTTATTGCATTATCTCGGCTTCTTCAATTGGTTGTTGTCCAGCAGCCTTATGAATTTAGATACCAATCTCAAATTttggataaaagaaaataaaaatgaagcaCAAGGGCCAACAATCAAATTAAAGGGCCCTCAAGTACTCCGTGGCTCGTATAGAAAGCGCATATTGCTTTTCAGACGCTATCACCTGTTTTTTtccaaaataaattatttagagAAGTTATTATATgcgcatatatttttttttatacaaaatcATAGTTTCATCCTTATTATATAacgtatataaaaatttatatttaaagaaaaaCTAAAATTTAGTCCTCTTGATTTATTATATAACTAACAAATTATTTGAATTAAACCAAAATCTGGTGATGGAATCACTGATTCCTATTCACCAAAGCACTAAAATCAACCCTTAATAGTTGATCTACGATCAAATTAATCAATCCTCACCTTATTATTATGTAATTTGAATTTTAGATGTCCTCgtgaatttaatttataattaatatgaaaattttttattatgatctgatttaaatattttataagatcAGTGATGTTAATAAAGAACACGTATTATTAtagattaataaaaatattatattttttattttttataataatatcatAAGAAATTTGAGAgacatattaaattaaatttaagagttataaataattatattttacttttttccGATCATTATAGGCATGAGGATTACAGTTGAACCACATAAAAATGGATCCTTAATTTAACCTAGGCCATTCCCACCCTGCTTTCAGGATACAGACCGACCACAGCCGAGTCTACTTCTCCAGACTTAAAATCTTATCTGTAAAATTGTTCTCCTTTTGTTCTATGATATTGTCTTCTTTCTTAATTTCTTTTAGGGGTAATTAAATAATGaggaattattaaaaaattattctgtgattttatatatttaattataattttgaaattaattttttaacaagAAAGTTTACGTACCAttattaaatatgaaaaattatctaaaggtctgtttggtttaactgttaaatataactgttagctgatagctgatgatagctattttatgttaagtatttgataaaattatatttaggtgTTGTTATTGATATATGAAGTGATTAATAaagatatatattatataatttattttattattaaaataaatatataattattaaataatatattatatcatttattatattattaaaataaatataaaattattaatttattatattatatcatttattttataatagaaataagaaaataattaaattttttaaaagtcaattaaataactttaaaaatataaataaaataataaagtaattattgttcttgataaagaaaaaatttataattaattttaagtttttatatataaataaatattttatattttatattattaataaaaaaatattttaataaaattaaaatgtgttaattaaaatattaaaattataaataaaaaatataaaagtattaataatattaatttttgagttaaatagaaaaaaataatatgatcaaaataaaaaaaatcaaatcagtTATCAGCTGATGAAAAACAGTTCTAAAAATatagctgatacaaactgcagttGATGGGTACTATATCAGTTACCCATCagctttattttttaaaactaaCCAAACAAATACTATAGTTCATCTGTTTGGGTGTTTATCAACTATCAGCTATACTCAACAGGTGAACCAAATACCCCTAAATGTcattagaataaattataatttaatctatGAAATTTAGTAAAAATCTATATATCAGtctctatattttttaaaactcACTTATTTAGTTGTTGACGTCTTAATAAATCTGCATATCTGTCTCTAGCTAGACGTATATAAAAGTAAAAGTGTCcagattattttttattaattataaagtaaaataatattaataataaatttccaattaaattcttttaattcaaatattataataatataataaatattataaaatttgaaaactatttcataaaaaaatttattataaatttataacattattttgatatttttgatataattaatgataaattacaaTCTACCTTAATTTCTTTTGCCTTTTTTAATCGACCTGAAATTTAACTTCAAAATCTTACCAAATAAATGCATCAAATCACAGTGTGGTaaattgtaattttccctaaataATTTACTTACGATTTCAGTGTGAAATAGTGAAAGGCAGCCCAAGCCCATATGGCGATTCGCAGCAGCTCGACAATTTTGTTAGGAAGAGAAACAGCCAAGCCCGATACAATTCCATAAACAAGCATCTGCGTGTCTTTTGTGGTGCTTGTTCCTCCTCTATCCGCTTGAGCCCTTCCCCTCCACAAAAAAAACCTGTAATAACTGTCACTATAAAATCACCCCAAAAAAATCACACAAATCAAtcagagaaaaaaataaataattaaataaaaagtggtggtctaaaTTCGAAACAGATTCAAAGTGAAACCAAATCAGTTGTTTTGTACTTCTCCCCCTCAAACTGCAACTTCTTTCTGTGCTGTCATGGCCACCGTTTCACCAGGTGGAGCTGCTGTTGTCCCGATCAAACTCCATACCCACAAACCAAGACTCTCCTCCCCATTTCTTGGCAAGAAACTTAACCCCAAGCCTTCTCCCAGGACCATACTCTCAACCCACAGAACACTTTCAGTTCTTGCATCAGGAGGGGAATTCTTCGATGCCGTTCACAACTTCTTTTTGGGTGTTGGGGTTGGCCTACCATGTACTGTGATGGAGTGTGGTGATATCATATACAGAAGCACTCTGCCAAAGTCCAATGGCTTGACCATTACTGCTCCTGGTGCAGCTTTGGCTCTGGCTGCACTCTCTTATCTTTGGGCTACTCCTGGTGTGGCTCCTGGCTTCTTTGATATGTTTTTTCTGGCTTTTGTTGAGAGGTTGTTTAGACCCACTTTCAGAAAGGTAAGTGAATCCCTTGATGATTTTACTAtttgtggttttttttttttttatgtggttaTTGGTTCTTGGAATGTGGTGACAGGATGACTTTGTTTTGGGGAAGAAGTTGGGTGAGGGAGCCTTTGGAGTCGTTTACAGAGCTTCACTGGCTAAGAAGCCTTCTTCCAAGGTTTCAAGTGTTTGATGAAATCTCATTTTGAATTTAATCTCTATGCATTTCTTATTTGTTTCTTGGTCTGTCTTGTACCTGGTGGAACCACATCATGAAGTAAAAGTTTAATATGTAAGTGATTAGATTGTAATATTAGTTTAACTAGCTATTTTGATGTGGAAAGTAATTTAATCACtcgtataaatttaaattaaaatgaattaaattagaaTTTGACCCACATCTATAATTATTTTTAACCTCAATTTCTTAGGTCAGCAGGGCGGACTTAGTTGAATTGGTTGTCCTAATAATAGACCATGGAATTAATTTTCTTTGTGTCTCATAAAGGATCATGCGTCTATTCATCCCCTGTAATTAGGCAAACGCCTAAGATGGCAACCCCGAAAGTTTTATAGTACGAAATTTTTATGGTGATATACCATAAAAATCAATCTGTGTCGTTAATTTTATTATGTTCTCCTAATTTTGAAATGATAAATTCCAACCTTCACATGCTCCTTGAACATCAATTTCCATGGGATGACTAAAGATCccaaaatattgatattttatgccAATTTCATTTATTCATGAGATTACCATGTagtgaaataattttttattcattGTACATTTTCAGGATTTTCATGATAAGAAATTTTACAAATTCTGGATATGTATTTCAGCTTTTATTGTAcaatttacttgaagtaatgaATATAGCAAGTTGATTCGTGGATCTTCCCCCCCTCCCCTCTCCTCTTCTTATTTTCTAGAAGGAAGGTGACTTGGTTTTGAAAAAGGCTACTGAATATGGGGCAGTGGAAATTTGGATGAACGAGCGTGTTCGAAGGGCTTGTGCAAGCAGCTGTGCAGATTTTGTGTATGGATTTCTTGAGGTGTTGATCTATTATGACTACTACTACCATATAAATTAAGGGTATCATTATCTCAAGAGTTTAAGATATTTACTCTAATAGCTTGTCCCATTTCACATTTGGATTTTTACCTGCTGACTTGCATTGTTATCTTCAAACTTTTTTCAGAGGTCATCAAAGAAAGGTGGTGAATATTGGCTTATATGGCGTTTCGAAGGAGAGGTCACGCTTTATGATTTGATGCAGAGTAAAGACTTCCCCTACAATGTTGGTACCTTCTCTCAGTTGTTCTTCTATATTTTCATGCTATTTTATGCTTTGGAACTGCTACGGTTTCTCCAAGCCTACCATGCTAAGTTTAATAGTTGAAATTGTGATAGCCAAACATTTTATCTTTCTTGACAAGCATAGACATTTTCTTTATTTGATGAGCGAGGGACATAAATTTTGAAGTTTTCATTTGCACAATTAATGCCTCAACTGGATTGTTTGATATCATTGTACTTCTGCTTTTACCTTCTTTTGAATATGATGGGTTTCACATTTAGTTGATTCGCTTGTGTGCTTGGGTTTTAATTTGATACCAACTTTAGTGATGGCTACATAAATCAGGTAGAGGCAATGATTCTCAAAGAGGTTCCGGACTTGCCTAAGGGATTGGAAAGGGAAAACAGAATCATTCAAACTATTATGAGACAGATTCTATTTGCATTGGATGGTCTTCATTCAACTGGGATAGTGCATAGGGATATTAAGCCGCAGAATATTATTTTTTCCGAAGGTAATGAGATCAAGATAATTAGTAAATGTGAGAAAGTTAAATTCAAGTTAATCTCAGGTCAATTAATTCATGTTGGCATGTAAAAACTTGAGCAGGGTCTCGTTCATTCAAGATAATTGATCTTGGAGCTGCTGCAGATCTGCGAGTGGGAATCAACTATATTCCAAAGGAGTTTCTTTTGGACCCAAGGTATTGAGTTTTCCATTATGCAACACAAGTAATAATGatctttttcaattaaataagatGAAATTGCTATTTACCATTTTCAATGATGTGCATAGTCTAGTCAATCGTAGGTT encodes:
- the LOC110642250 gene encoding serine/threonine-protein kinase STN7, chloroplastic isoform X1; amino-acid sequence: MATVSPGGAAVVPIKLHTHKPRLSSPFLGKKLNPKPSPRTILSTHRTLSVLASGGEFFDAVHNFFLGVGVGLPCTVMECGDIIYRSTLPKSNGLTITAPGAALALAALSYLWATPGVAPGFFDMFFLAFVERLFRPTFRKDDFVLGKKLGEGAFGVVYRASLAKKPSSKKEGDLVLKKATEYGAVEIWMNERVRRACASSCADFVYGFLERSSKKGGEYWLIWRFEGEVTLYDLMQSKDFPYNVEAMILKEVPDLPKGLERENRIIQTIMRQILFALDGLHSTGIVHRDIKPQNIIFSEGSRSFKIIDLGAAADLRVGINYIPKEFLLDPRYAAPEQYIMSTQTPSAPSPPVATILSPVLWQMNLPDRFDIYSAGLIFLQMAFPGLHTDSSLIQFNRQLKRCDYDLAAWRKSVEPRAGPELRRGFELLNLDGGIGWELLKSMVRYKARQRISAKAALAHPYFDREGLLALSFMQILRLQLFRSTQQDYGEAANWVIQRMAKSGTEKDGGFTEAQLQDLRESVEPRKKAGAQRNILASALRLQRKIIKTLNESMDELSRRSKSVWWSRWIPREE
- the LOC110642250 gene encoding serine/threonine-protein kinase STN7, chloroplastic isoform X2, which encodes MATVSPGGAAVVPIKLHTHKPRLSSPFLGKKLNPKPSPRTILSTHRTLSVLASGGEFFDAVHNFFLGVGVGLPCTVMECGDIIYRSTLPKSNGLTITAPGAALALAALSYLWATPGVAPGFFDMFFLAFVERLFRPTFRKDDFVLGKKLGEGAFGVVYRASLAKKPSSKEGDLVLKKATEYGAVEIWMNERVRRACASSCADFVYGFLERSSKKGGEYWLIWRFEGEVTLYDLMQSKDFPYNVEAMILKEVPDLPKGLERENRIIQTIMRQILFALDGLHSTGIVHRDIKPQNIIFSEGSRSFKIIDLGAAADLRVGINYIPKEFLLDPRYAAPEQYIMSTQTPSAPSPPVATILSPVLWQMNLPDRFDIYSAGLIFLQMAFPGLHTDSSLIQFNRQLKRCDYDLAAWRKSVEPRAGPELRRGFELLNLDGGIGWELLKSMVRYKARQRISAKAALAHPYFDREGLLALSFMQILRLQLFRSTQQDYGEAANWVIQRMAKSGTEKDGGFTEAQLQDLRESVEPRKKAGAQRNILASALRLQRKIIKTLNESMDELSRRSKSVWWSRWIPREE